In Allocoprobacillus halotolerans, a genomic segment contains:
- a CDS encoding AraC family transcriptional regulator, producing the protein MLQFSSQSHFQKVFKDITGMSPAHYKNSK; encoded by the coding sequence ATTTTACAATTTTCTAGTCAAAGTCATTTTCAAAAAGTCTTTAAAGATATAACAGGTATGAGTCCGGCTCATTATAAAAATAGCAAGTAA
- a CDS encoding glycoside hydrolase family 1 protein, with translation MLSKDFLWGGATAANQYEGGYNEGGRGLATSDTKTNGSLTRKRKHSFSNENNEIIYLNEKDFISYQYKAVIDEKMYYPSHKAVDFYHHYKEDIALMAEMGFKCFRMSISWTRIFPHGNDETPNEEGLKFYEDVFDECLKYGIEPVVTINHFDMPLYLAEHKDGWLSRDTITYFINYCETLFNRYMGKVKYWMTFNEINLLRGYTTLGIKEMTPQKYYQAMHHIFVASALAVQLGHQIDSNNHIGMMLAHILTYPESCNPLDIALELKASRALKYFFSDVQCRGYYPSYVLQQLKHKNIEIIKEENDDEILKNGCVDYIGFSYYNSGVITTREDATQSLGNGISLTHNPYLQESEWKWPIDPIGLRISLNLLWDRYQKPLFIVENGLGAVDEISEDGKIHDDYRISYLKDHIIEMKKAVEEDGVDLIGYTPWGCIDLVSAGTGEMKKRYGFVYVDMDDEGHGSLKRYRKDSFYWYQKVIQSNGEDLD, from the coding sequence ATGTTAAGTAAAGATTTTTTATGGGGTGGAGCAACTGCTGCCAATCAGTATGAAGGTGGCTATAATGAAGGAGGTCGTGGTCTAGCAACTTCAGATACCAAAACCAATGGTTCTTTAACACGTAAAAGAAAACATAGTTTTTCAAATGAAAATAATGAAATTATTTATTTAAATGAAAAAGATTTTATTTCTTATCAATATAAAGCCGTTATTGATGAAAAGATGTATTATCCAAGTCATAAAGCTGTTGATTTCTATCATCATTATAAAGAAGACATTGCTTTAATGGCTGAGATGGGATTTAAATGTTTTAGAATGTCGATTTCATGGACAAGAATTTTTCCTCATGGCAATGATGAAACACCTAATGAAGAAGGATTAAAGTTTTATGAAGATGTTTTTGATGAATGTTTAAAATATGGCATTGAACCTGTTGTGACAATCAATCATTTTGATATGCCACTTTATTTAGCTGAGCATAAGGATGGTTGGTTATCAAGAGATACGATAACTTATTTTATCAATTATTGTGAAACACTTTTTAACAGATACATGGGGAAAGTCAAATATTGGATGACATTTAATGAAATTAATTTATTAAGAGGTTATACAACTTTAGGCATTAAAGAAATGACACCTCAAAAATACTATCAAGCTATGCATCATATCTTTGTTGCAAGTGCTTTAGCTGTTCAACTTGGACATCAGATTGATTCAAACAATCATATAGGAATGATGTTAGCTCATATTTTAACTTATCCTGAATCTTGTAATCCTTTAGACATTGCTTTAGAGTTAAAAGCTTCTCGTGCTTTAAAATATTTCTTCTCTGATGTACAATGTCGAGGATATTATCCTTCTTATGTACTTCAACAATTGAAACATAAAAATATTGAAATTATCAAAGAAGAAAATGATGATGAAATATTAAAAAATGGTTGTGTTGATTATATTGGTTTTAGTTACTATAATTCAGGAGTTATTACAACAAGAGAAGATGCAACACAATCTTTAGGTAATGGTATTTCATTAACACACAATCCATATCTTCAAGAAAGTGAATGGAAATGGCCAATTGATCCCATTGGTTTAAGAATATCTTTAAACTTACTTTGGGATCGTTATCAAAAGCCATTATTTATTGTAGAAAATGGTTTGGGTGCTGTTGATGAAATCAGTGAAGATGGTAAGATTCATGATGATTATCGTATCAGTTATTTAAAAGATCATATCATTGAAATGAAAAAAGCCGTTGAGGAAGATGGTGTGGATTTAATCGGTTATACGCCTTGGGGATGTATTGATCTTGTTTCGGCTGGAACAGGAGAAATGAAAAAACGTTATGGCTTTGTATATGTTGATATGGATGATGAAGGTCATGGAAGTTTAAAACGTTATCGTAAAGATTCTTTCTATTGGTATCAAAAAGTCATTCAAAGTAATGGTGAAGATTTGGATTAA
- a CDS encoding ROK family protein — MKIATFDVGGTFIKYALMHNDIMSLQGKVSTPRDNQEHFLQTIEDVLKQMGTVDGIAFSLPGVIDVDKKYIFAGGSLAYNNHTDMKEWERRFQLPIEVENDARSAALAELKTGHMQDIQNGLVITFGTGVGGGIILNGNIYKGSHLIGGELSVIFSKDMKTYGTKGFFGAIGSIANLVDKIAKKKALIRKMEKQYLNGFKTEILLLVKYLKIIVMK; from the coding sequence ATGAAAATTGCAACTTTTGATGTAGGGGGAACATTTATTAAATATGCTTTGATGCATAATGACATAATGTCTTTGCAAGGTAAAGTTTCTACTCCTCGTGATAATCAAGAACATTTCTTACAAACAATTGAAGATGTTTTAAAACAAATGGGAACAGTTGATGGCATTGCCTTTTCTTTACCTGGTGTCATTGATGTTGATAAGAAATATATTTTTGCGGGTGGAAGCCTTGCATACAATAATCACACTGATATGAAAGAATGGGAAAGAAGATTTCAACTACCTATCGAAGTAGAAAACGATGCCCGCTCGGCTGCTTTGGCAGAGCTTAAGACTGGCCATATGCAAGATATTCAAAATGGTCTTGTGATTACATTTGGTACTGGTGTTGGTGGTGGCATTATTCTTAATGGTAACATATACAAAGGTAGTCATTTAATTGGTGGAGAATTGAGTGTTATCTTTTCTAAGGATATGAAAACCTATGGGACAAAAGGTTTCTTTGGAGCCATTGGTAGTATTGCGAATCTTGTCGATAAGATTGCTAAGAAAAAAGCATTGATACGAAAGATGGAAAAACAGTATTTGAATGGATTCAAAACGGAGATCCTATTGCTTGTGAAATATTTGAAAATTATTGTTATGAAGTGA
- a CDS encoding PTS sugar transporter subunit IIC: protein MKTLENFLQKFIGPIAKVMSENDTIQSVAEGFMRTGPVTFGVCIFVILGNLPFTGYSDWLTSVGLKAHFDAIQNASLNILALYIAFTIGYSFAKRKGDNALSCGILSLLSFLIIIPQTVAGAEGDITAFNTTYLSGTGILVALIFAAIVGHMFHYLSQKGLKFNMPAGVPPMVSESFEPIFISMIIVGFAFLVRVGFGYTPYGNFINFFDQTIGAFIIKIGLSLPTIFLIYFLANLLWFFGIHPNTIYSAFVPLQMTLIMTNIADAQAGRPLTYLTITLVSMFASFGGNGNTIGLCLSMFTAKSQRYKQMLKLAFIPNLFNINEPLIFGMPVMLNPIFFIPMVFCNVVMGLIGLFATQIFTFTYNPAMSLLPWTTPFFVKAFLAGGFSLLVMVLILLVVNTLMYYPFFKIADKKAYEEEQFAKAGENIESVE, encoded by the coding sequence ATGAAAACATTAGAAAACTTTTTACAAAAATTTATTGGTCCAATCGCAAAAGTCATGAGTGAAAATGACACAATTCAGTCAGTAGCTGAAGGATTTATGCGTACTGGTCCTGTTACATTTGGTGTGTGTATTTTCGTTATTTTGGGGAATCTTCCTTTTACTGGATATTCTGATTGGTTAACAAGTGTTGGTTTAAAAGCTCATTTTGATGCCATTCAAAATGCCAGCTTAAATATTTTAGCTTTATATATTGCATTTACTATTGGTTATTCTTTTGCTAAAAGAAAAGGTGACAATGCCTTATCATGTGGAATTCTTTCATTATTAAGTTTCTTAATAATTATTCCTCAAACAGTTGCAGGAGCTGAAGGTGATATTACAGCTTTCAATACAACTTATTTAAGTGGTACTGGTATTTTAGTTGCTTTAATCTTTGCAGCAATCGTTGGACATATGTTCCATTATTTATCTCAAAAAGGTCTTAAATTCAATATGCCTGCTGGTGTCCCACCTATGGTCAGTGAATCATTCGAACCTATCTTTATTTCTATGATTATTGTTGGTTTTGCTTTCTTAGTTAGAGTTGGATTTGGTTATACACCATACGGAAACTTCATAAATTTCTTTGATCAAACAATTGGAGCATTTATTATAAAAATTGGTTTATCATTACCAACTATCTTCCTCATTTACTTTTTAGCAAACTTATTATGGTTCTTTGGAATCCATCCCAATACAATTTACAGCGCCTTTGTTCCTTTACAAATGACACTCATTATGACAAATATTGCAGATGCACAAGCAGGTAGACCTTTAACATATTTAACAATCACTTTAGTATCTATGTTTGCTTCATTTGGTGGTAATGGAAATACAATTGGTTTATGTTTATCAATGTTTACTGCAAAAAGTCAACGTTATAAACAAATGTTAAAACTTGCTTTTATACCAAACTTATTCAATATTAATGAACCTTTAATCTTTGGTATGCCTGTCATGTTGAATCCTATCTTCTTTATTCCTATGGTTTTCTGTAATGTTGTCATGGGATTAATTGGATTATTTGCAACACAAATCTTTACATTCACTTATAACCCAGCCATGTCTTTATTACCTTGGACAACACCATTCTTCGTAAAAGCATTTTTAGCTGGTGGTTTCTCATTATTGGTTATGGTTTTAATCTTGTTAGTAGTGAATACATTAATGTATTATCCATTCTTTAAAATCGCTGATAAAAAAGCCTATGAAGAAGAACAATTCGCTAAAGCAGGTGAAAACATTGAGTCAGTTGAGTAA
- a CDS encoding fructose PTS transporter subunit IIB gives MKLSQLTNEYLIELHCKLTSKQDIIQFLIQKLFDEHKISNIQSFYESVMEREALSPTGIDCGIAIPHGKSNTVLKTSFAVAILEQPLSSWESVTPDSTVQYIFLLAIPLSNQKNEQINLLLTLMTHVSHQEYLNKLTTSSMPQEFIQNLDAPLFISTPKNKESIVAVTACTYGVAHTYLAVEALKKATKDNHIDIYIEKQGASGIVDELTHEQINQALGVIIASDVHIRHMERFKNKNILDEPIKNASQLIYKILN, from the coding sequence ATGAAACTATCTCAACTCACAAACGAGTATCTTATTGAACTTCATTGTAAACTCACATCCAAGCAGGATATTATTCAATTCCTTATTCAAAAACTCTTTGATGAACATAAAATTAGTAATATTCAAAGTTTTTACGAATCTGTTATGGAAAGAGAAGCACTATCACCTACTGGCATTGATTGCGGGATTGCTATTCCACATGGGAAATCCAATACTGTTTTAAAAACAAGTTTTGCTGTTGCTATTTTAGAGCAACCACTTTCCTCATGGGAAAGCGTAACCCCAGACAGTACAGTTCAATATATTTTTTTATTAGCTATCCCTCTTTCCAATCAGAAAAATGAACAAATTAATTTACTTTTGACTCTTATGACACACGTTTCACATCAAGAATATTTGAATAAATTAACAACATCTTCAATGCCTCAAGAATTTATTCAAAATTTAGATGCACCACTTTTTATTTCAACTCCAAAAAATAAAGAAAGTATTGTTGCTGTGACCGCCTGCACATATGGTGTCGCTCATACATACTTAGCCGTCGAAGCTTTAAAGAAAGCAACTAAAGATAACCATATTGACATTTATATTGAAAAACAAGGTGCAAGTGGTATTGTTGACGAACTAACACATGAACAGATCAACCAAGCTTTAGGCGTTATTATTGCATCAGATGTTCATATTCGTCATATGGAACGTTTTAAAAATAAGAATATATTAGATGAACCCATCAAAAATGCTTCCCAATTAATCTATAAAATTTTAAATTAA
- a CDS encoding RDD family protein, whose product MGWYDYWKKICSIRIVKSDYSKIDFKTLFLRNGIGILVIEGTFMTCSIYFWELMNLFTNHNISSPALSLFTMISLISFGICVMTPHRSMIHDFIGHTRVISKS is encoded by the coding sequence ATGGGATGGTATGACTATTGGAAAAAAATTTGTTCTATTCGTATAGTTAAATCAGATTATTCTAAAATAGATTTTAAAACATTATTTTTAAGAAATGGTATTGGTATTTTAGTCATTGAAGGGACTTTTATGACATGTTCAATCTATTTTTGGGAATTGATGAACTTATTTACTAATCACAATATTTCTTCTCCTGCTTTAAGTCTTTTTACAATGATTTCTCTCATTTCTTTTGGAATATGTGTCATGACTCCTCATCGTTCAATGATTCATGATTTTATTGGACATACAAGAGTTATTTCTAAATCATGA
- a CDS encoding 6-phospho-beta-glucosidase: MSQLSKDFLWGGAIAANQAEGAYLEDGKGLSLMDIVTAGKKGVSRRFTNKIEKDTYYPNHEAIDFYHHYKEDLALCEEMGFRCFRTSIAWTRIFPLGDEDTPNEAGLKFYDDLFDEMIKRGMQPVVTISHYEMPLNLVQKYGGWANRQLIDFYLHFCEVIFKRYKGKVKYWMTFNEINSVILMPEIAGVVGRDQDDFLLRSYQAAHHQFVASAKAVTLGHQIDKDNQIGCMVLTLVNYPLTSRPEDVELAEYNMRMKTFAFSDIQVKGHYPRYVQKYVERLGLHIQIEPGDLEAMKEGCVDFVGFSYYSSSVATIQKDIEKTGGNLTSGVKNPYLETSEWGWQVDAKGLRYIMNRFYDRYEIPLFIVENGLGYNDQVNANGYVEDDYRIAYLKAHIEEMKKAILIDGVEVIGYTAWGCIDLVSAGTGEMSKRYGFIYVDRDDLGNGTLKRSKKKSFDWYKNVIASDGENL, encoded by the coding sequence TTGAGTCAGTTGAGTAAAGATTTCTTATGGGGAGGTGCCATTGCTGCCAATCAGGCAGAAGGTGCCTACCTTGAAGATGGTAAAGGTTTATCTTTGATGGATATTGTGACTGCTGGTAAAAAAGGTGTTTCTCGTCGTTTTACTAACAAAATAGAAAAAGATACTTATTATCCTAATCATGAAGCTATTGATTTTTACCATCATTATAAAGAAGATTTAGCTTTATGTGAGGAAATGGGATTTCGTTGCTTTAGAACATCTATTGCTTGGACAAGAATCTTTCCTTTAGGTGATGAAGATACACCTAATGAAGCGGGTTTAAAATTTTATGATGATTTATTTGATGAAATGATCAAACGTGGCATGCAACCTGTTGTCACTATTTCACATTATGAAATGCCTTTGAATTTAGTTCAAAAATATGGTGGTTGGGCAAATCGCCAACTCATTGATTTCTATCTTCACTTTTGTGAAGTTATCTTTAAAAGATATAAAGGAAAAGTCAAATATTGGATGACTTTTAATGAAATTAATTCAGTCATATTAATGCCAGAGATTGCTGGAGTTGTTGGACGTGATCAAGATGATTTCTTGTTACGTAGTTACCAGGCAGCTCATCATCAATTTGTTGCCAGTGCCAAAGCTGTCACATTAGGACATCAAATTGATAAAGACAATCAAATTGGTTGTATGGTTTTAACACTTGTGAATTATCCTCTTACTTCTAGACCTGAAGATGTGGAATTAGCTGAATACAATATGCGTATGAAAACTTTCGCATTTAGTGATATTCAAGTGAAAGGACACTATCCTCGCTATGTTCAAAAATATGTGGAACGCTTAGGATTACATATCCAAATAGAACCAGGTGATTTAGAAGCTATGAAAGAAGGATGTGTGGATTTTGTAGGATTCTCTTATTATTCTTCTTCAGTCGCAACAATTCAAAAAGATATTGAAAAAACTGGTGGCAATCTCACCAGTGGAGTTAAAAATCCTTATTTGGAAACAAGTGAATGGGGATGGCAAGTTGACGCTAAAGGTTTAAGATATATTATGAATCGTTTCTATGATCGTTATGAAATTCCATTATTTATTGTTGAAAATGGTTTAGGTTATAATGATCAGGTTAATGCTAATGGGTATGTAGAAGATGATTATCGTATTGCCTATTTGAAAGCACATATTGAAGAAATGAAAAAAGCTATTCTAATTGATGGTGTAGAAGTTATTGGTTATACAGCATGGGGATGTATTGATCTTGTTTCTGCTGGAACGGGAGAAATGAGTAAACGCTATGGTTTTATTTATGTTGATCGTGATGATTTAGGCAACGGAACATTGAAAAGATCAAAGAAAAAATCATTTGACTGGTATAAAAATGTTATTGCTAGTGATGGAGAAAACTTATGA
- the deoC gene encoding deoxyribose-phosphate aldolase yields the protein MTKEELAKMFDHTFLKAYATDDDFIKLCQEAKDMKAAMVAINSEPVKLCKELLKGTDVHVGAAISFPLGQTTLEVKLAETKQAIQDGADEIDYVINVGKAKMHDWDYIEKEMQEIVSLCHQHHIICKVIFENCYLTKEEIKQIALIAKKVRPDYIKTSTGFGTSGATVEDVRLMKETVGDDVLVKAAGGIRDWKTCQAMINAGASRIGTSSSLKILEEFEQ from the coding sequence ATGACAAAAGAAGAACTAGCAAAAATGTTTGATCATACATTCTTAAAGGCTTATGCCACAGATGATGATTTCATCAAATTGTGTCAAGAAGCAAAAGATATGAAAGCAGCAATGGTAGCCATTAATAGTGAACCAGTGAAACTTTGTAAAGAGTTATTAAAAGGAACAGATGTACATGTTGGTGCAGCTATTTCATTTCCTTTAGGACAAACAACATTGGAAGTCAAACTTGCAGAAACAAAACAAGCAATTCAAGATGGTGCAGATGAAATTGACTATGTGATTAATGTCGGGAAAGCGAAAATGCATGATTGGGATTATATTGAAAAAGAAATGCAGGAGATTGTATCACTTTGTCATCAACATCATATTATATGTAAAGTGATTTTTGAAAACTGTTATTTGACAAAAGAAGAAATTAAACAAATTGCTCTAATAGCAAAAAAGGTAAGACCTGATTATATTAAAACAAGTACAGGTTTTGGCACTTCAGGAGCGACCGTAGAAGATGTGCGTTTAATGAAAGAAACAGTTGGTGATGATGTGTTAGTAAAAGCAGCTGGTGGTATTCGTGATTGGAAAACATGTCAAGCTATGATTAACGCTGGAGCAAGCCGTATTGGAACAAGCAGTTCACTTAAAATATTAGAAGAATTTGAACAATAA